The sequence AGCGTGGACATACCGCAGGGTAATGCCGCCCGTGCGCCGTGTCCTGGGGAAATCCTTATCCGGCCGGGCGTGCCTGCCGCGCTTCACCTATGGTGGAAGCAAGATGAAACTGTATACCAAGACCGGCGACAGGGGCGAAACCGGCCTGTACGGCACCGACCGGGTCAGCAAGGCCCATCCCCGGGTGGAAGCCTACGGCACCGTAGACGAGCTGAACAGTGTACTGGGCGTGGTGCGGGCGGCCCTACAGGCCGGCGCTGAAGACAGCAGCGACCTGGACCGTGACCTGGAGTACCTGCAAAATGCCCTGTTCGACCTGGGCGCTGACCTGGCGACCCGCCCGGATAGCCGCTATCAGGCCAAGCTGGTGCGGATAGACGCCGAGGACGCGCAGACGCTGGAGGCCATGATTGACCGGTATCAGGAGGAAGCTCCGCCCTTTACCGGCTTCGTGCATCCTGGTGGGACGCTGGCGGCGGCCCAGCTGCAAGTGGCCCGCGCCGTGGCCCGCCGCGCCGAGCGCGAAGTGATTCGCCTGGGCAAGGAAGAGGACTACAACGCCGCCGTGCAGATTTACCTCAACCGGCTGTCGGACCTGCTGTTTATCATGGCGCGGGCGGTCAACAGCCGCGCCGGAGTGTCCGAAGAAGGCTGGCTGGTGGGCGGTCGGCGCTGACCCGGCGGGTGATCCGGGCGGAGGCGGCCCGCCGGGTTACGGCAGCCTTTAGCCTGCTGGTCCTGCTGACAGGCGCGGCCTAGACTGGCCGGTATGTCGCAATCTGCCTCTCCCTCTGCCTTTCCGCTGCCACTGGAGCATGGTTTTCTCCAGAAGCTGGCCGGCGCCGACCTGGTGCGGCCGGACCACCTGCTCGGCGCCCACCCGGTTACCCAGGAGGGCGCAGCCGGGGTACGTTTCGCTGTCTGGGCGCCGCAGGCCCAGGCCATCCACGTGGTGGGTGACTTCAACGGCTGGCAGGAAACCCACCCCCTGGAGCGGCTGGACTATGGCTACTGGGGTGCGTTCGTGCCGGGAGCGCAGGCCGGGCAGCTGTACAAGTTCCGTATTCAGGGAGCCGATGGCCGCACCGTGGACCGGATTGACCCCTACGCCCGCGCCTTTGAGGCCCCGCCCGCCACAGCCAGCGTCATCTGGACCGACGAGTACGAGTGGCAGGATACGGAATGGATGGAGGGACGCAGCGCCCGCCAGAACGAGCCGGTCAGCATCTACGAGGTGCATGTGGGGTCGTGGCGCTACGGCGAGGACGGCCAGCCGCTGCCCTACCGTGAGCTGGCGCGGCAGCTGGCCGACTACGTGCAGGACATGGGCTTTACCCATGTGGAACTGATGGGCGCAATGGCGCACCCCTTCTACGGGTCGTGGGGCTATCAGGTGACCGGCTACTATGCCCCGGCAGCGCGGCAGGGCACCCCGGAGGATTTCAAGTTTCTGGTGGACTACCTGCACGGGCGCGGCATTGGCGTGATTCTGGACTGGGTGCCGGGCCATTTCCCCACCGACGACCACGCCCTGGCCCACTACGACGGCGCGCCTCTGTACGAGTACGCCGACCCCCGCAAGGGCTTTCACTACGACTGGAACACCCACATCTTCGACTATGGCCGCAACGAAGTGGTGATGTTCCTGATCGGCTCGGCGCTGAAGTGGCTGCAGGACTTCCACATCGACGGCCTGCGGGTAGACGCTGTGGCCTCCATGCTGTATCTGGACTTCTCGCGCACCGAGTGGGTGCCCAATATTCACGGCGGGCGTGAGAACCTGGAAGCCATCGCTTTTCTCAAGCGGCTGAACGAGGTGGTTCACCACATGGCTCCCGGCTGCATGATGGTGGCCGAGGAAAGCACCGCCTTTCCGGGCGTGACTCATCCGGCGCCACACGGTCTGGGCTTCGACTACAAATGGGCGATGGGCTGGATGAACGATTCGCTGGCCTATCTGGAGCAGGACCCTCTCTACCGCCAGTACGACCACCACAAAATCACCTTTTTCAACGTGTACCGCAGCACCGAGCATTTCGTGCTGGCGCTCAGCCACGACGAGGTGGTCCACGGCAAGAAGCCGCTGGTGCTCAAGGCCCCCGGTGACTGGGAGCAGCAGCGGGCTGGCCTGCGGGCATTCTACGCCTACATGTGGACCACGCCCGGCAAGAAACTGCTGTTCATGGGCCAGGAGTTCGCTCACTCGCAGGAGTGGAACCACGACGTGGCCCTGCCCTGGGAAAAGAGCGGCTGGCCCGACCACGCCGGCATGGCCGAACTGGTGCGTGAACTGAACCGCCTGTACGTTGAGCGCCCCGACTGGTACGCGTCGGACATGCAGCCGGCGGGCCAGCAGTGGCTGAATGGCGACGACGCCGAAAACAGCGTGTACGTGTACCGGCGACTGGACGAGGGCACGGGCCGCTCCAGCGTCGTGGTGCTGAACATGACTCCGGTTTACCGTGAGAACTATCACCTGCCGGTGCCGCAAGCCGGGCAGTACCGCTATGTCCTGAACACCGACGAGGGCCGCTTTGGAGGATGGAGTCACGAGGTAGGCGACCCCCAAGCCTGGGAAGAACCGCTGCTGGGGCAACCGGCGCGGCTGTCGCTGAACCTGCCTCCGCTCAGCGCCCTGGTGCTGGAACTGGACCATGGCGAACAGGACTGAGCAAAAGCCCGCCCCAGAGGAGGACAGCGCCCAAGGCGGCCCCGACCTGCTGTGGCAGCTGAGCACCGCGCTGCTGCTGGCTGCAGGTCTGAGCCTGTTGTCCCCACTGTTGGGCGGTCCCACGCCGCCGTTAGGTGCGGTAGCAGCGCTGCTGGGGCTGCGGCTGGCGCTGCAGACCTGGCGGGCAGTGCAGCGCGGCGAGCGGCGGCAGTTGCCTGGGCTTGTGCTGACCGCACTGTTGTTGGGCCTGCTGGCCCTTCAAGCAGGGCAGGGCGGCTGAGGCACCGGCCTGGGGCCAGGCGAGCCCCCCCAGTTTGCGGTAGGGCGGGGGCAGGCCATCCTCTACACTGAGCGGCATGCAGGTTCTGCTCGCACTGTTGGCGCTGGTTGTCGGAGGTCTTTATTTCACGGTAGGGCTGCGGCTGGGCGCCGTGACCATGATGCCCACCCAGATGTACGCCGCCAAGGGGGAAAGCACCTACAGCTTCCGTACCACTGAGCAGGGCAACCGGGTGGGGGTTTCGGGCACCTGCACGGCGACCAACGGCAGCGCCAATTTCTACATGCTGGGCGCAGATGGCGCCGTACAGCAAAGCGCCAGTTGCGTGCCCGGCCAGCCCTGGGCCATCAACCTGATGGCCGGCGGCCGCCCTGGTTTTTACCGGCTGAAGGTGGAATACAACAATTTCAGCGGCAAGATTGACGTGACCGAAAAGCGGGCCGGCGGCAACTACTAGTCTTGTGGGCCAGAGGTGGGCGGGGGCTGCTCCTGGCTTCCGCGCTGGCCCACCCGGCGCATCTTCCGGTTGGAGCGCTATGGTAGAGGGCAAATGCTGACTGTCGTAGAGCACCCTCTGATTAAGCACAAACTCTCCCTGATGCGCGACGAGCGCACTGGGGTCAAGGAATTCCGCGAACTGGCCGGCGAACTCAGCCTGTTGCTGGCTTACGAGGCCATGCGTGACCTGGAGACGGTACCGGTTCAGTTCTCCACGCCGGTCCAGAGTGGCGAATTTCCCATGCTCAGCGGCAAGAAGCTGGCACTGGTGGCCATCTTGCGGGCCGGGTTGGTGATGACTGAGGCCATCACCGACCTGATTCCGGCGGCCAAGGTGGGCCACATCGGCATGTACCGCGACCCCGAAACCTTGCAGCCGGTCGCCTACTATTCCAAGCTGCCCGAGGACATCGGCAGCCGCCGCGTGTTTCTGACCGACCCGATGCTGGCGACTGGCGGCAGCGCCGTGGCGGCCATCGACAAACTCAAGGAGATGGGTGCTGAGCGCATCACCCTGATGTGCATCCTGGCGGCGCCTGAGGGTATTGCCGTGATTAGGCAGGCACACCCCGACGTGGAAATCGTGACGGCTGCCGTGGACGAGTGCCTGAACGATCACGGCTACATCGTGCCCGGCCTGGGGGATGCGGGCGACCGAATCTACGGCACCAAGTAGGGACGCGTATGCTGGAGACCTTGCAGGGCCTGGCCGCCGACCTCGGAATTGCTGACCCGTTCGGGCGCGGCTTTCTCAGTGTCATCCTGACGTTTTTCACGGCGCTGGTCTTTACCTGGATGTTTATTCCCCGGCTGCTGAACTTCGCGCTGGAAAAGGGCTGGGCCGACCAGCCCAACGAGCGGCGGCTGAATGTCCGGCCGCTTCCCAATGCCGGGGGGCTGGCCATTTTCGCCGGCTTCGTGGTAAGCCTGGTGGTGGCCTGGGCCATGCGCCCCATCATCATTCAGGACGTGAGCATTCAGGTGCTGGCGATTCTGCTGGGTGGCTCGTGGCTGGTGCTGGTGGGCTTTATCGACGACCAGTTCGGCCTCTCGCCGCTGGTGCGGCTCCTGGTGCAGACCCTGGCGTCCGCCCTGCTGATGGTGAACGGCCTGATGATCGATTTCAATGCCATTCCCTTTTTCAGTGTGGTGCCTGATCACTTCAACGGCCCCCTCAGTGCGCTGGTCACCTGGCTGTGGGTGGTAGGCCTGACCAACGCGGTCAACCTGCTGGACGGAGTAGACGGCGTGGTGGGCGGCGTGGCTTTTGTGGCGAGCATGGTGCTGCTGGTCACGGCGGCGCAGTTCCCTGACCGGGCTGCCGCAGTCATTCTGCTGGCGGGCTTGGCAGGGGCCACCCTGGGCTACTTGCGGCACAATTTCAACCCCAGCCACATCATCATGGGCGACGCGGGCAGCACGCTGCTGGGCTTCACGCTGGCCTCTGTAAGCCTGCTGGGCACCGTCAAGGCCACCGCCTCGGCCAGTGTGCTGCTGCCGCTGCTGGTGCTGGCGCTGCCCATCATGGATACCACTCAGGTGGTGGTGGGCCGGCTGGCCCGCGGCATCCGCAATCCGCTGGCCCATCCCGACAAGACGCACATTCATCACCGCGTTCTGGCCCGCACCGCCAGCGCCCGCAAGACCGCCCTGACGCTCTGGGCGCTGGCGCTGTGCTTCGGCCTGCTGGGCATGGCCGCGCAGGGCGTGGAACCGGTGCCCATCGTGGTGACGGGGCTGGGCATCGCCGGGTTGCTGGTCGCCGTGGCCTACAGCCGCGTGCTGGCCCACCGGCGCGAGCTGGACACCCATCAGCCGCCCACCCATCAGGAGGACCAAAGATGACCCCCCGTATCGTGCTGGCCTTCGGCACCCGCCCTGAAGCGACCAAAATGGCCCCGGTGTACCGCGCCCTGCAGCGGCGCGGCGACCTGCAGGCGCTGATTCTCTCCACCGGGCAGCAGCGCGAGATGCTAGACAGCGCCATGAGCGTGTTCGGCCTGCGCGCCGACCTGGACCTGGAAGTGATGACCGACCGACAGACCCTGGCCGGGCTGACCGGCAAAATCGTGCCGCAGGCCGGCGAAAAGCTGCGCGAGCTGGGCGCGGACATGGTCCTGGTTCACGGCGATACCTCGACCAGCTTCTGCGTGGCGCTGAGTGCCTTTTACGAGGGAATTCCGGTGGGTCATGTGGAGGCGGGGCTGCGCTCGGGCGACCTGGGAGCTCCCTTTCCCGAAGAGGCCAACCGCTGCCTGACCGGCGTGCTGTCGGCGCTGGATTTCGCCCCCACAGCGGCCAGCCGCGCCAACCTGCTGCGCGAGGGCAAGGCCCCGGGCGGCATTTTCGTGACTGGGCAGACAGCGGTAGACGCGGTGCGTGAGGTGGCGGGCCGCCTGCCGCTGCGCCCCGAATGGCAGGCGCTCAGGGCGGCGGGGCAGCGGCTGGTCACCGTGACCATGCACCGCCGTGAGAACCTACCGCACATGCGCGAGATGGCGCGGGCGCTGGCGACGCTGGCCGCCGAGCATCCAGAGCACACCTTCATCTACCCGGTTCACCTGAACCCGGCCGTGCAAGAAGCCGTGCGCCCGGCACTGGAAGGGCAGCCCAACTTTGTCCTGACAGAGCCGCTGGACTACGCCGAGATGGCGCCGCTGATGGCTGCCAGCGACCTGCTGCTGACCGATTCTGGGGGGCTTCAGGAAGAGGGCGCGGCGCTGGGTGTGCCGGTGGCCGTGCTGCGTGACGTGACCGAGCGGCCCGAAGGATTGGAAGCCGGTGTCCTGCGCCTGGCCGGCACCGACCCGGCCCACATCCTGGCGCTGGGGCGCGAGCTGCTGGCGGGGGGCCCTGCCCTGGAGGCCATGCGCCGGGCAGCCAATCCCTACGGCGACGGACAGGCGGCCGGACGGATCGCGCAGGCGGTGGCCTGGCACTTCGGGCTGGCTGAACGCCCCGAAGATTGGCAGCTCTAGCATTGGCTCCGCTGATAAACGGCAGGCCGCTGGCGGTGGTCCTGAACCGCAGCGCCGGCAACGGACGTGCCGCCCGCGAGTGGCCCCGGCTGCGCGGGGAGCTGCATGCCTGGGGGGTGCAGTACCGGACCATCGAAAGCGGGACACCCGCTGAAGCTCTGGCCGCTGTCCGCGCCCTGCCCCCTGGCTGGGCAGTGGCGGCAGTGGGCGGCGACGGCACGGTGGCTTCGGTGCTGCCGGCAGTGATTGAACAAGAGCGGCCCCTGCTGGTGCTGCCTTTCGGCACCGGCAACGACTTCGCCGGAACGTTGGGCCTGCGGGCTGGGCAGTTCCGTGAAGTGCTGGCGGGTCTGGAAAACCCACCCCGGCGGGTGGATGCCCTACGGGTCCGCTACGGAAGCGGGCCAGGGACGGAGGCGTATTCGCTCAACGGCGCAGGCATGGGCTTCGATGCCCAGCTGACGGCCAATCTGCCGCTGGCTCCGGCCTGGACGCAGGGTGCGGCGCGGTACGTCTGGGCAGCACTGAGCACCCTGCGGGCCATGCAGCCGCAGCCGTGCCGCGTGCTGCTGGACGGTGCAGAGCTGTACAGCGGCCCCGCCATGCTCTG is a genomic window of Deinococcus proteolyticus MRP containing:
- a CDS encoding cob(I)yrinic acid a,c-diamide adenosyltransferase, which translates into the protein MKLYTKTGDRGETGLYGTDRVSKAHPRVEAYGTVDELNSVLGVVRAALQAGAEDSSDLDRDLEYLQNALFDLGADLATRPDSRYQAKLVRIDAEDAQTLEAMIDRYQEEAPPFTGFVHPGGTLAAAQLQVARAVARRAEREVIRLGKEEDYNAAVQIYLNRLSDLLFIMARAVNSRAGVSEEGWLVGGRR
- the glgB gene encoding 1,4-alpha-glucan branching protein GlgB, translating into MSQSASPSAFPLPLEHGFLQKLAGADLVRPDHLLGAHPVTQEGAAGVRFAVWAPQAQAIHVVGDFNGWQETHPLERLDYGYWGAFVPGAQAGQLYKFRIQGADGRTVDRIDPYARAFEAPPATASVIWTDEYEWQDTEWMEGRSARQNEPVSIYEVHVGSWRYGEDGQPLPYRELARQLADYVQDMGFTHVELMGAMAHPFYGSWGYQVTGYYAPAARQGTPEDFKFLVDYLHGRGIGVILDWVPGHFPTDDHALAHYDGAPLYEYADPRKGFHYDWNTHIFDYGRNEVVMFLIGSALKWLQDFHIDGLRVDAVASMLYLDFSRTEWVPNIHGGRENLEAIAFLKRLNEVVHHMAPGCMMVAEESTAFPGVTHPAPHGLGFDYKWAMGWMNDSLAYLEQDPLYRQYDHHKITFFNVYRSTEHFVLALSHDEVVHGKKPLVLKAPGDWEQQRAGLRAFYAYMWTTPGKKLLFMGQEFAHSQEWNHDVALPWEKSGWPDHAGMAELVRELNRLYVERPDWYASDMQPAGQQWLNGDDAENSVYVYRRLDEGTGRSSVVVLNMTPVYRENYHLPVPQAGQYRYVLNTDEGRFGGWSHEVGDPQAWEEPLLGQPARLSLNLPPLSALVLELDHGEQD
- the upp gene encoding uracil phosphoribosyltransferase, producing the protein MLTVVEHPLIKHKLSLMRDERTGVKEFRELAGELSLLLAYEAMRDLETVPVQFSTPVQSGEFPMLSGKKLALVAILRAGLVMTEAITDLIPAAKVGHIGMYRDPETLQPVAYYSKLPEDIGSRRVFLTDPMLATGGSAVAAIDKLKEMGAERITLMCILAAPEGIAVIRQAHPDVEIVTAAVDECLNDHGYIVPGLGDAGDRIYGTK
- a CDS encoding MraY family glycosyltransferase, whose protein sequence is MLETLQGLAADLGIADPFGRGFLSVILTFFTALVFTWMFIPRLLNFALEKGWADQPNERRLNVRPLPNAGGLAIFAGFVVSLVVAWAMRPIIIQDVSIQVLAILLGGSWLVLVGFIDDQFGLSPLVRLLVQTLASALLMVNGLMIDFNAIPFFSVVPDHFNGPLSALVTWLWVVGLTNAVNLLDGVDGVVGGVAFVASMVLLVTAAQFPDRAAAVILLAGLAGATLGYLRHNFNPSHIIMGDAGSTLLGFTLASVSLLGTVKATASASVLLPLLVLALPIMDTTQVVVGRLARGIRNPLAHPDKTHIHHRVLARTASARKTALTLWALALCFGLLGMAAQGVEPVPIVVTGLGIAGLLVAVAYSRVLAHRRELDTHQPPTHQEDQR
- the wecB gene encoding non-hydrolyzing UDP-N-acetylglucosamine 2-epimerase, producing the protein MTPRIVLAFGTRPEATKMAPVYRALQRRGDLQALILSTGQQREMLDSAMSVFGLRADLDLEVMTDRQTLAGLTGKIVPQAGEKLRELGADMVLVHGDTSTSFCVALSAFYEGIPVGHVEAGLRSGDLGAPFPEEANRCLTGVLSALDFAPTAASRANLLREGKAPGGIFVTGQTAVDAVREVAGRLPLRPEWQALRAAGQRLVTVTMHRRENLPHMREMARALATLAAEHPEHTFIYPVHLNPAVQEAVRPALEGQPNFVLTEPLDYAEMAPLMAASDLLLTDSGGLQEEGAALGVPVAVLRDVTERPEGLEAGVLRLAGTDPAHILALGRELLAGGPALEAMRRAANPYGDGQAAGRIAQAVAWHFGLAERPEDWQL
- a CDS encoding diacylglycerol/lipid kinase family protein translates to MAPLINGRPLAVVLNRSAGNGRAAREWPRLRGELHAWGVQYRTIESGTPAEALAAVRALPPGWAVAAVGGDGTVASVLPAVIEQERPLLVLPFGTGNDFAGTLGLRAGQFREVLAGLENPPRRVDALRVRYGSGPGTEAYSLNGAGMGFDAQLTANLPLAPAWTQGAARYVWAALSTLRAMQPQPCRVLLDGAELYSGPAMLCSVMNARTLGGGFQFNPAADLADGRLNVVVAGDVRRRQVPPLIARVRVGRHLEHPAVRYAAGQVAELHWEQPVQLHVDGDLRGEHMWLRAEVLPGAVQLLNGASRSLQS